From a single Glycine soja cultivar W05 chromosome 19, ASM419377v2, whole genome shotgun sequence genomic region:
- the LOC114399341 gene encoding heavy metal-associated isoprenylated plant protein 32-like has product MSKQDFLKVQSCVLKVNIHCDGCEQKVKKLLQKIDGVYSVRIDADEGKVVVAGDVDPAKLVKKLKRGGKHAEIWQNQKGEMMYNHKYPINQNMMQLGGKDNNKSQNQKGQKEKGAGGVGQLAHFPNIKGIQDLKVPAKEQKSVKFNLPEDEFDASDDGFDEYDDNFDEYDEEGLSHGHPLNQKKMMPMMGDGRGPHGPPAMMNGPAINHNHKGNSGGSSVKKADVIDQAMMFKGKGGNFNEAYGGKKGSSNQKVEKKKGDDHKKKNGLLGRFLGFGKKKSKKGELEEATNTNNSKNGGENKKGKEGKKGEGKLEDHANNDFDFHDYGHTLTHPKNNVKEGQMGPGPIMGHQMKNIPSVQGLPAMNDDGGYYQGVQMQHAPYNNLQQQHYMGMMMNQQQHQHQQANLNNNMYPTSMMYGRSHPSMNYMPPPPMPSHPMADPITHTFSDENVESCSIM; this is encoded by the exons ATGAGTAAACAAGACTTCTTGAAAGTTCAG AGCTGTGTTCTCAAGGTTAATATCCACTGCGATGGTTGTGAGCAAAAAGTCAAGAAACTGCTGCAGAAAATCGATG gGGTTTATTCTGTGAGAATAGATGCAGATGAAGGGAAAGTGGTAGTGGCAGGAGATGTGGATCCAGCGAAACTGGTAAAAAAGCTAAAGAGGGGAGGGAAGCATGCTGAGATATGGCAGAACCAGAAAGGAGAAATGATGTACAATCACAAGTATCCCATCAACCAGAACATGATGCAACTTGGGGGAAAGGACAATAATAAGTCTCAAAATCAAAAGGGTCAGAAAGAGAAAGGTGCTGGAGGTGTTGGTCAACTAGCACACTTCCCAAACATTAAAGGGATTCAGGATCTCAAGGTACCTGCCAAGGAACAAAAATCTGTCAAGTTCAACTTGCCAGAGGATGAATTTGATGCCTCTGATGATGGTTTTGATGAATATGACGACAATTTTGATGAATATGATGAGGAAGGATTAAGCCATGGGCATCCATTGAATCAGAAGAAGATGATGCCAATGATGGGGGATGGCCGTGGGCCTCATGGGCCTCCTGCTATGATGAATGGGCCTGCCATAAATCACAACCATAAAGGCAATTCTGGTGGGAGTAGTGTCAAGAAAGCTGACGTCATTGATCAGGCAATGATGTTCAAGGGCAAAGGTGGAAATTTCAACGAGGCCTATGGAGGAAAGAAAGGTAGTAGTAACCAAAAAGTTGAAAAGAAGAAGGGAGATGATCATAAGAAAAAGAATGGATTACTAGGTCGGTTTCTAGGCTTTGGGAAAAAAAAGAGCAAGAAGGGAGAGTTAGAAGAAGCAACTAATACCAATAATAGCAAGAATGGAGGcgaaaataagaaaggaaagGAAGGGAAAAAAGGTGAAGGTAAATTGGAGGACCATGCTAACAATGACTTTGACTTTCATGATTATGGTCACACCCTTACTCATCCCAAAAACAACGTCAAAGAAGGCCAGATGGGCCCAGGCCCAATAATGGGTCATCAGATGAAGAATATTCCATCAGTGCAAGGACTTCCTGCGATGAACGATGATGGTGGGTATTATCAAGGGGTGCAAATGCAGCATGCTCCATATAATAACCTTCAGCAGCAGCACTACATGGGTATGATGATGAACCAGCAGCAGCATCAACATCAGCAAGCAAATCTGAATAACAACATGTACCCAACATCCATGATGTATGGTAGGTCACATCCATCTATGAACTACATGCCACCACCTCCTATGCCATCTCACCCAATGGCCGATCCTATTACTCATACCTTCAGTGATGAGAATGTTGAGAGCTGCAGTATCATGTAA
- the LOC114397912 gene encoding E3 ubiquitin-protein ligase ATL6-like has translation MKKHIHIALFLLLVSPLIPIAVAQAQSQPNDFSDANLNQFSPSIAIIIVILVAALFLMAFFSIYVRHCADSPSTTVSPLTTARSRRAARGLDPAVIQTFPILEYSEVKIHKIGKEALECAVCLCEFEDTETLRLIPKCDHVFHPECIDEWLGSHTTCPVCRANLVPTDSEDAIANGNANGVVPVPETFTRDIEAQNDAVEAAPEQQNAEADPVLPEPEVVSLDKTLNRNRTRGSRSNRPRRFPRSHSTGHSLVQPGENTDRFTLRLPLEVRKQLINRQLQRASSLIVLPREGSLRQGYRTGGEGSSRGKISRRLDRSLKSDRWIFSMAAPFFARALSIRSPRVRNNDVEGTASSSSSSTAPILPPTAVDSARPLV, from the coding sequence ATGAAGAAGCACATTCACATAGCCCTATTCCTCCTTCTGGTGTCACCGTTAATCCCCATCGCCGTCGCGCAGGCCCAATCCCAGCCCAATGACTTCTCCGACGCAAACCTCAACCAGTTCAGCCCCTCCATAGCCATAATCATAGTCATACTTGTCGCCGCGCTTTTCCTCATGGCTTTTTTCTCCATCTACGTACGCCACTGCGCCGATTCCCCTTCCACCACCGTTAGCCCTCTCACTACCGCACGCTCCCGGAGGGCCGCGCGTGGGCTTGACCCAGCTGTGATCCAAACATTCCCAATCCTCGAATACTCCGAGGTTAAGATCCACAAAATCGGAAAAGAAGCGTTGGAATGCGCGGTGTGTTTGTGCGAGTTCGAGGACACCGAAACGCTGCGTTTGATCCCCAAGTGCGATCACGTTTTCCACCCCGAGTGCATCGACGAGTGGTTGGGCTCCCACACCACGTGTCCCGTGTGCCGCGCCAACCTCGTTCCCACCGACTCCGAGGATGCTATTGCTAACGGTAACGCTAACGGCGTTGTTCCAGTTCCGGAGACGTTTACGCGAGACATTGAAGCCCAAAACGACGCCGTGGAAGCGGCGCCAGAGCAGCAGAACGCGGAGGCTGACCCAGTCTTACCTGAACCGGAAGTAGTTTCCCTGGACAAAACACTGAACCGGAACCGCACGCGAGGGTCTCGGTCGAACCGGCCTCGGAGGTTTCCAAGGTCGCACTCGACCGGGCACTCGCTGGTCCAACCGGGAGAAAACACTGACCGGTTCACTTTGAGGTTGCCTTTGGAGGTGAGGAAGCAATTAATAAACCGCCAATTGCAACGTGCGAGTAGCTTGATCGTGTTACCCAGGGAAGGTAGTTTGCGGCAGGGTTACCGAACCGGAGGAGAAGGGAGTAGTAGGGGGAAGATTTCGAGGCGGTTGGACCGGAGTTTGAAATCGGACCGGTGGATTTTCTCGATGGCTGCGCCCTTTTTTGCAAGGGCGTTGTCTATTAGATCGCCTAGGGTTCGAAACAATGATGTTGAAGGAACGGCGTCGTCGTCGTCGTCTTCCACCGCGCCTATCTTGCCGCCGACGGCCGTTGACTCGGCGAGGCCTCTGGTCTAA